In Anabas testudineus chromosome 12, fAnaTes1.2, whole genome shotgun sequence, the genomic stretch tgcaTTTGACGGTGTGTTGTAAATCAGCTGCGGCTGCAGGCCACCGAGCAGCGGATTGCCTCAGCTACCATGTGTCGGTGTGCAACATGGAACTTGAcgggaaaatggaaaaatcaaAGCCAAAAACCAAATTATTCCGCAAAGAATGGGTCCAAAAAGACAAGAATGTGTGTGGTGTATGTTCATCCGATTGATGAATACCTaaggacatttatttaattattatacatGAGTACAACTTTGAGGAATTTCTACTTTAGTAATGTATTTCCATTATCTGCTATTTTATACTTGGGTTCCACTATATTACACAAGcaaatgtacttttacatttcGGTGATAACTACTATTTTCCTATTAGAATTTAATCACAAAGAATATAATTTCATATCATTATAATATATGATTGATCTTTGTGTGAATTAGTAGGCTGTATGaagtaatttatatttattagaTACAAAACATATGATCATCAAGACAATATAATGTGTTAAAATCAGCACAATGGTTACCAGCCTTACCAGTAAAGTGATGAATCTTTGAATCTTAAAActtgaacacacagtgacaagaaaagGTACGTGAACAACAAACAAGTAttatgtgcctaaagtaataaacCACCATTAAAACCTCATTGGAGTCAGGTATCAGCTAGTtaggaaaattagtttggaggtgtgaactagagctGTTTcgactgacaaacaaacaagctacaAATGGAGAAACTTTGGGACTGTGGTACTTTTCCAGTCAGCCAGTGAAAATAACTTAAAGAGCACAAAAAACTCAACAAACGtcaatgagataaagaaacaaccctgtTTGACAGCCAAAGATataaaggcatcattggaactggctaacatctgtgttcatgagtttaCAGCAGGTAAAATAttggtgtctatggcaggacacaaccaaggaagctgctgcttaataaaaagTACATTGTTtcacacctgaagtttgccaaagaacacGTTGACACTCCGCAGCAGTGttggcaaatgttttgtggactgatgaaactgtattgaactatttggaaagaacacacagcactacatctggtataaaaatgtcactgcatatcatccTGAAAACgtcatcccaactgtaaagtatggtggaggaaacatcatgatttgggcctgctttgctgcatcagggtctggccagcttgcagtgattagGCGGAAAATTAATTTCCAAGTGTCTCAAAACTTCTTCAGCTAAATGTGacaatgtctgtacatcagctgaaactgtaAAAGTTGGGCGATGCAACAGGACAACcagttatttattaattaattccaagggttcgGTTGTTCtctataaagacatgaaagatcagaatgttttcATAACAATCATAATGAATTAACCACCTTTACCAGCTGAGCTGTTTGTGATTCACATTGTggtgtgtcattttattttatatacattGTTATTATTCTTTACCACACTGAATATGTTCTCCTTTTTAATGTCATTCGGTCACAGTGACCGTAGATTAGACTTTGCCACATGTTTTAACTCCTAATTATACTTTGGTTATATATTGACATTTTCTTTCCAGCAACACTGTAACAGCTTATGCCCCCGACTCCTCTCCACAGCTTCACTCTCTGTTGGGCAGACTGACCTTCATCATGTCTAAAGGTACAGTGGTGCTTGCCTACAGCGGTGGACTGGACACATCCTGTATTCTGGTTTGGCTGAAGGAACAGGGCTACAGTGTCATTGCCTACTTGGTAAGGTTTAGGTGCCACTACACTTGTGCAACAGGTAGTTTTGTGTTGCCAACCATCTGTTTTTTGCATGTTATGTAACTCTGATGTTTTCTAATTTGCTGATTTTAGGCAGTTAGTGACATTTCTTTTATACGGGTATGTGGTATTCAGTCACACCCAACCATGGGATTGCCTACAAAATGCCAAAGCAAACATATCTGGATTTGCCCTGGGGCAGATCAGAACTGCGCAGCAGgcagtttttttcttctgactTTTCATTCAGGGGATTTGTGGGGGGATGGGTGGTGGTCTATAGTTAACCGTTGTGGTATTTGAGGGTCGGCCTTCCATATCTTTTTGAATCGACAGAGGAGCAACAGCAGACAGTGATCCAAAGTTCAGTTGTTTGTGATCAAATCCCAAACTTGTCAAGCAGAAAGAAATAACTGTGGCTCTAACACGACAGAAATATACAGCTGCAGTGCAAATATGCTGGAGTAAGCCTGATATACTGTTATGTAAGAACAGTGTAAAgtgcaaaatatgtttttcatttgaggGCCAGTTTCATGTTAAATGGTTTATGCAGTCACATTTTTTGAATTGATGCACTTGAGTTGTTGaaagttttgtttattacatttacatttacagttatttgGCATACGctctaagccaaggagaaaactTTTAcgtaaagtgctctaggaagaatTGTGTCAGTTTCATGTGGTATGAGTGCATGACTTTTTTCCAAAggtttttaagtgcagagaaaggtgcAGGAGACTTCTGTTTTCAGTAGGTTTTTGAAAAATTTGGGGTGAGGCTGCTaagcgtgcagaggtgggtaaCTCGTTCCACCATCAtgaaaccactgagctgaaaagttcaGCATGGGATCTTTATGCAGGCGGCTACAGGAAGCcggtgcagagatctgaagagtggtaTAACGTGTTCTTTATGGCTGATCAGAAATTAAACGTGCTGTTATTAAGTCAGTATGTTTAAGGCAATTAGTCACTAACTTTGTGTTCAGGTCAGGACCTCCGACTTAGAACATTTGGGTTCTTGCATGACATTCATGCTTGGTTTGACTTGATGTGACTTGAATTACAACGTGGAAGTTTGTTGGAATAAACACTTTCCTAGGCAAGTGTCTTCATATTCTAGTGCAcacctcttttttatttacacagagataacatatgtaaacatttataaaatgtgtgaatgaagtgtgtgtttttctaggCCAACATTGGACAAGATGAAGATTTTGAAGCTGCTCGGAAAAAGGCTGAAAGTCTCGGTGCAAcaaaggtgagacacagaatgaaatgtgctattatataaataagctttgtgtgtttagtgtttagaGAAGAAGATCAGGAGGGGCCCTTTTCACACGAAGCACACACCAGGAGGTTGTCCATGTCGAGGTGTTTTCACCTTCTTGAAATACTCAGTTTTGGCAATTACATCGACTTTGTAGTAGGAAGCTGGTAAATGTAATTATCCAGTGTACCCAAATTTGCTTTCTGACATAGTTTCTCCAGTTTATTACCCAGAAGAGTGATGAGCAAAGAATATCCGTCTAAAACAGAGTAAAACGTAACATGgaatcaaaattaaaatgtttttttctccactgaatATCTCTGGGTAATGAACCTGTGTACTTTGTATTAGAAATGGTTTAAAATTATCAGACTTACTGTACTCTATAATAAAGCacaagtacaaaaacacaataaaatatcataaataatttattcagtATTGCTCGTCTAAAAATTGACCAGGAAAAACCCTAAAGGATCCGATACAAAGCTATGTTTTGTGTCCTGACCTTCATTCCTGTGCAGGTGTTCATTGAAGACCTGCGTGCAGAGTTTGTGGAGGACTTCATATGGCCCGCAATTCAGGCCAATGCTGTTTATGAGGACCGCTACCTGCTGGGAACTGCAGTAGCACGACCCTGCATCGGCCGCCGCCAGGTTGAGATTGCACGCAGGGAGGGCGCCCAGTTTGTCTCCCACGGTGCCACAGGAAAGGTAAAGCAGACACAGGGCAAGAAGACAATGTGGGTTCACATACAGTTTGATATGTGTATTTTCCTGTAGTTAGGAgtatttaaaagtaatttatatttatggCTTCATTGTCAGATCCGGGACAGAATAGGGGTAAATCCATTATTGTTCCGTGTTTTGTGCCTGATCCACCAGAACACAATAAATACTTCTCTAAACAACATGGCTAAATAGGCCATTGTCTGGAGTCTGGAGATGATGAACCAAGACTTATTTTTAGGGTAAACATGACCTTCTTTCAAACAAACTgcataataaatgataataaatcaGCTGCTGTACTACATCATACCTCTTCTGAAAGAatacttcctctttttttcttttttggtcagaatcatttttctttaatgctttttattatttctgaagACTAACTGGTCAGTGACTAAAAGGCACTTCCATATTTTGCCTGCAGATGGAGCCAAAGCCACatcataaaataacaaattcagGCCTCAAGTTGATGCTTTGGAATTCGTATAAACTGTCTCAGTTTTATGTGAGACACAGATGATGAAGACGGAGACAGAGCACTCTACagggaaatatttaaaaaaataagcacAGTTCTGGGCGACTGTTATATCATAGGAAACATCTCCACTCATTTACCACTGTGCATGCTTAGATTAGTGTTGACTTTACTAGAACACACTTCACacttggatgttttttttttctccagggTAATGACCAGATACGTTTTGAGCTCACGTGCTATGCCCTCTACCCTGAGGTTAAGGTGAGCTTGCTGTTTTGCCAGAGTCTGCTGAGATGATGCTGCTTCAGGAGAGACTACctcctcactccctcactctGTCCCTTTCAGATCATTGCACCATGGAGGATCCCTGAGTTTTACAACCGCTTTCGGGGGAGAAAGGACCTGATGGAATATGCACAGGTAACTCCATCAGCAGAGTTAGTTTCATTACTCCATTACTTCCTTAGATCTTAGGAAACGTTTAAGCAGACATTTGCTTGCatgtagtaaaacatttgatatgGTTTATTACATCTCTGCACTGcagctgtaatttaatttacctaaaacacacacacacacacactgtggctgTTTGTTCACATGGCTCCGTCAGATGATAACCTAGACTAATTCTTTCCACTAGAGGGTGATCACGATGTTCTAATCAACACCCCTCTCCTATTGGCTCATAAAAAAAGTCTTTAGGCACAGAACTGTTGACTTTTACTATGAACACAccaatatgtttttctttctcttgacATTGCTGGATTTTAAAGCAGAAAGCGGCGTGGATGAACAATTATGGTTACACAGCGTGTCATAGACTGTCTGCTTGAAAGACTTTGCCTGGTTCATTGTATTCAGAACTGTCATGACAGATGTGGGTTGTGATAGTTAATGTAGAGATGTAGAAACCTGTCAGGTGTGTTGAtaagttgttttctttgtcaaatTATAGCAACATGGGATCCCTGTGCCCGTCACTCCTAAGGCTCCCTGGAGCATGGACGCCAACCTCATGCACATAAGGTGGGTACGACTGGCTTCATTCATCATGTTCAGTTTCAGCATTTCATTGTTTAAGTCAGACTTGACTTGAGAGAATGCTGCTAAATCTCTCAAATGTATTTCTAAACAGCTACGAGTCTGGCATCCTGGAGAATCCCAAGGTAAGACAAGTTCTGAAATATGTTCACAAATTCTTGAAAAGGCAAAAACCCTAGTAACTCCTTGGAAACTTGTTAGTCTAAcgttgtttgacattttcagtttactAGACCTAATCAATGCATCTTAAATAATCCCCGCAGTATCTTTCTTTGCACTGTGGTGTGTTCACGGACGATGACTTCGTCACATGAcatcagtgatttatttataatcTTCACACCCTCATTCAAGAACCTGTAAAAACTGAACGTGAACTGGAAACATTtgtgaaatttaaaagaaaatgtgcaccTGATGACACTAACATTTACCGTCTGTGTTCTCTTAAAATTTATCATGATGTTATCTAGCACTGAAACAGATGGCGACAAAGCTTTACAGATTTGTCCTCACGTCACACACAAATCATTTCTGCTCCACGTCGGCAGACAGACAAAATCCTGCATGTTTTCTGTACAGTTAAAACGCATCATCTACTTGGAATGACTGTAAGAATAACATTGCAGTTAGCCTACTGTCTCCTCTGCTGGCTTGGCCTCATCAGAGACAAACACGACTCACTCTTCCCACAGTGCTATAAGTGAGACGGAGTTTGATCTTTGCTGGGGTCAGAGGTCCAAGCAGTACATACAGGTTGCCCCCGCTGACCCCCAAAGCTCCCATCCCTTGCTTGCTGTGTctatgtctgtgtctctcctcacCCTGGGTCCTCGCCGGGCCCTGGGAAGAGCCggggacacacagacactgacttGTCGTCAGCAACGCTTCGACTAATTCCCGATTTCATGGGAGCCACGGAGGGGGAAGGGTTAGGGCGTTGCGCCCAGCTGGGGCCTCCTGAGTTCCAGCCCCAACTCCTGGGGACCTCATTGTTCCACTGGTTGTGCTGCCGCGGGCTGCAACGTGGGAGGGGAGCCATTTCATCGTGACACCGTGACACCAAAATGTCACCAGTAACAGTAAAGTACAAAGACAGTGCACCAGACAGATGAATCCCCAATGGACGGGGTATCGCAGCGAAGCGAGGGTTCCCGCGCTGCTTGGGCGTAGATGCAGGGGCAGGGCCACTGTAACTCACAGGCCTctatctctctcgctctcttcctctgtccctTTCCCACCCCTCCGCTGCCTCTTTAGTGGCCAGCCTGtgaagaaatgttttgaaaagACTATGAACCAGCTCAATAGCATAGCGATGTATGATGACAGTATTGTGTAACTGATTTCATTCAGGGGTTTTGTGTTGGACCATTTACTCGCAAGTTGAATCAATTAATGGCattaaatacaatgaaatatttatgatgCAGGGGTCCAGAGTGGTAAAAGGATTTGAATACATTACCCCGGGCACCAAATGATATTTTAAACTTTGAACGAGCTGTGATAATTGAGTAATTTTCAGTAGCCGCAACCTGTGGCTCTTCTGGCAAGTTTTCAATTGTGTTTGTTAATTTTGGTCAAGGTAGacatcacaaaaaaaatcacaatatttAAGTTTTTCTATATTAAAGTCTCATTTATAGCTTACAAATAAcgtaaaatttaaatgtaactcAAACCCCTAAAGTAACCAATAAAACCACGACAAAGTGAATTTCTCACCCAAATGCCCAAATCAACATGTCAGATTCTGATCCACCTAGAAGGTCACCAGAAAGGTCATTTTGTTCTAAgtatctcctctctgtatcagcctctttctgtcctccGGTTACAGCCCTAAAGGCTCAGGGTGAACCTCGACTATTCAGCCCGCCCCCCTAGCTCTTCCACCTGTGGTACAATGGCCCCTCTCTGTTCAACACTGTCACATTAGGAAACATCCAAATGGTCGCTCACATGTTTACCTGTAGATAAGAGTCAGCAGAGTTCGGGTTACTCTGTGATGAACGCTGTATTCTTCCTGATAACCTCGAGCCGTGTCGCCTGTGGCACAGCGGCCTGGTGACTTTTATGTACACACCTCCATCTGGTGGCATTAACCTGTGTGAAGACATGCACCTATGCTCACTTCAGCCGAATCTTATCGTGTCTGTACGTTGACATATAAAACAAGCGCGTGATTTAATGTTAAATCAAATCCCTCATTCAGATTTTGTCGGCATTAACATTGGGAGATATGataatatataaacattatCAACTGACGGTGTACTGTTAAAACGCTCACTTTAACATTGTATCTTGTTTATGACCAAAAGACTGAGTAGGGCTACTTAGTGGTTTACACAAttatgatttgattttgttttatgtcattgcagaattaacatttaaatctacagtagtatgtgaaccttttggaatttcatggttttatgcattaatttgtcataaaatgtaatttgatctTCAAATAAGTCAAAACtaataacaaatatgatgttatTGTGAATATGAAATCGGATCTCTTATTAGtgcaaaaagtatgtgaacccttggaataatctcgaccaggcgcttcctgtagctgtggctcagacctgcacatcgttcagtaggaattttagcccattcttcctgcagagctgctttagcactgtcatattctttgtacgtctcgtgtgtggctctcttcaagtcgttagcatctctgttgggttgaggtctgggctctgacttggccactccaaatGAATTTCCTAAATCTATCTACATCCTCCAGTTTTGTCGGTGcgttctctctctccatctctccacaCATGAGCAGTCAGGGCCCACCCTGAGGCAGCCTGACACTTGTCCTAAGTCATTAAAACATCACCTTAGTCTTAATTATAGCCTCTGTCAGTGAGCTTCCCTGAGCTTACTCTGTCCTTTGATCAGGGACTTGAGGGGCCACTGCTTGCACTGACCAGGAGTTAAGGAGCGTAACGCCAAGCCTCTACTCACCTTAGAGGAAATGAAAACTTGTTTTCTGCTGGTCGCATGGCCGGCTggaaagatggatggatagaagAGTGCCTGTAGGGGAAGGAAGTGGGCTTGTAggtgtatgtatgcatgtgccGCGTGTGCTTTGAAGCAAACAGgtcagtgtttgtcttgttgccttAGCTGCCCTCAGGTCTGATTGGTGTGACCTGTAATACTTAGCAGTATGTAGGAATCTTGTCCTCATTAAATTCACTTGAGAGTCCAACATTAACCAAAACATCCTAGGTGTTAAGAATAGAAATATCTCTCCAACATATCAGGTGGATACTGTTTTATCCCTGTCTCAATTTgcagtgtttgcattttaaagagAAGGACAGACTTGAAACATGGTGATTTAAGTGTCATTTCCAACCCATTGCACCAAAGATGTTTTTACcatccttttctccctctcaaCTCTCCCATCCCTTTgcttcccctctctccctcctgccACCTCTGCCTCTTTTGGCCCCATTGGCTTCGATTTAAAACCAATGAGGCAACTAATATGTGGAAAGATAGAAATTTACTTGCTTTAAGTTCATGCGTCAGCCTTCTTCTTGGCTGTATGGGGCACGTTTAGCACAACAATATGGCAGAAGCAAAGACTGCCAAAGGAGCTGCTCTGTGCTACATGATGGTGCGCTTCACGCCCCATTTCCCACTaataccccccaccccccaccttCTATATCTCtaccttttcctctctttcaggGCCATGGCTTTGGGACAGGTCCACCTGCAGGGGGTTTGAATTGAAATGCATTGATCTCTTGCTCACTAGAAACAAGCCTGTTCCCCatacttttccttttctttttctttttttcttctttgtattcAACAGCCTGTAAGTTGAAGCTCTCGCTGTTGGAACATGCAAGATGTTTCAAACATTGCTCAGCCAGAAACATGAATTTGACATCATGAAGGTTTTAATTGATGAAGCTAAAAATAGTTTCCTGCAAATCAAAGTGCAGATCGACACTTAATGTTGGTTTAGGAAATTAAGGTACTAACAAGTGGACAAACCAACTTGAGGTTTAAAGAAATCTCCAAATAACAGTAattaattctattttaaaacCTATAAAAGTAGAAGTTCCCCTTAAGTAATTCCCCTGCCACACATACTCTTACACCTTATGGCTCTTATGTACCATACCATGTTTCATTAgggaaaaacatttgtttacagcCATCGTATGACACCACAGGAACCGTAGACCTTCTCACTCTCTAGTATTTAGAATTCAGCCCATCTTTTCTCCCCTTAAAGAGTATGCATCAAAAGGCTTTTTAAGGCAGTGATTTCACCCCTCTCCTGGTTCGCTCTCATTTGGCATCTTTCAGGGCACTGAGGCAGAAAATAAAGGAGAGGGAGACGGGCGCCTTGCCGGTCAATTTTAGTGTTTAGTTAAAAGGAAGGAAAGTGATTGCGCTGCTCGTTTTTCCCCTCGCTGACAGGCAGCAAGCGGATGCCGATTAGTTATTGTATGATGATTTAGTGTCTGGTAAAGCTTTCCATTTAAATGCACCCAGTAGTTATTTTGCATAGTTCCCCTGCAATTTGCCTCAGCTCAGGAGACATTGGCCATCGTCTTGTCCTAATGCTGTGTAATTGTTGGAGGGGCACATCGCTGGGCGGACATGTCAGACCGCCACGCTCTTTTAGGTCCAAACCATGACTTACTGAAATCGCTTCCGGCTCCCaccaagtggaaaaaaaaaaaaaaaacgcattTCTGTCACCCAGGACAACTTCACTGGATTTGGTGGGGTTTGTGGTGTGTCGCCCATTTAGTAAAACTCCTCATCTAACAGAAATGTCAGTCAGAAAATCAAAGCTGGGTGATTCGAGGAAGTGCAGGTGGTTAGTGAAGAAGAATCCCAGACACAATCAGCAACcttcacagattttttttgaCGGGGAGAATATAATTGAGAACTTACTCTTTAGTCATTGTATGTGTTGTGACCTGTCATGTGTTTACTATTCATGGGGGTGTgagtcatttctttcttttgcccTTTCCCACTCCCACTTTTTCCCTGCTTTCCCCTGTGGTGAAGGGCCATGTGGGGAAAATGGAACTAAATAGGGAAGAAAAGTGgaacattgatttttttttttttttgtcttcactcGACTCCTGATTGTGTTTCCCCCTTTTTCACGCATCATCCTCTCGTTTCTTGTCCGTTATCACCTCACACAATAGTCTCCACACTTGAGGTACTTTGTTCTTTGATGGGGTCTCTGAAGGTCCTGGTTACTCATCAAGGGGAATAAAGTGtgtggaaaaagagaaattgactgtgtgtgtgttttctctttcagagCCATGCTCCGGCCGACCTGTACCTGATGACCAAGAACCCAGAAGATGCTCCCAGCGCCCCTGATGTACTGGAGATAGAGTTCAAAATTGGTTTGTGATTGCAGCATGTGACACCTGTTGATTCTTGATCAGTCTACAGTCTACAAGTGCAGAACTGTCAGGACTGATGTtgttaatttgattaaattattcaaatgagtAGTAATTTCATTACACGACAAGTCACAAATAATAGATTTAACCTGAATTtgcagtaatttaaaaaatcctCAGAGCAGGTTTCTGAAATTCATCACCTATAATAAACATGTTATGGGTAAATACTGTTTAGTACCATGCACATCATCTGGAAAATACATTTCCATGATATCCGTTCTGAATTTCTCTGATGCATCAGTAAGAATTATTGTCTTATCTTTGCTTCTTGTCTGCTTCCCTTCATGTTAGTTAACATTGATGGTTATAGCCACAGGGTTACAGCTCTAACGTTGACCCGGCTGCACTTTATCACCCTCCCTGACCACCCAGACTTATCCTTAACCCTTCACAGCATTACTCGGTCCAAAGCTGCCATGTTAGGcctgcaggcacacacacagaccggAAGCATTAAGTCCAGCTAATACACCGAGGCCTGAGGGGCCAGTGAAACACTCATTAGATATATTGCCACAAGGGCCTGGCTGAACAGTGGAAAGTGTCACATGTTTGTGCAAAGAGAAAATGGCAAACATCCAAGCCCGGGGCAAGTGGCACAGATGTCCCTTCATCTGTGGTCACTAGTGGCTGAAGAGCACACACATCAATTGCCTTGAGAGACACTGGCTCCTCTGATCACAAGGGCCTGACTGATAGCTTTATGAGCTATAATTGTAATTTAAGGGAAGTTCAGAGGGTTGGCATGAGGATGTGCTGGAGATATTCGAGATCATTAAATTTGAAGCTTCCAAAAGTGTGAATGAATTAATTACATATCTGCACTGAAGTGCTAGTATTTTAATCtctcaaaagaaaatgtttaactaAAGAACTAGGCTGCTGTCCGTTTAGCTAGAGATGAGATATGCTTTTGAAAAAGTAGTAAAGTTTAGTCTGGTTTCGCGGGTTCTTTACAGGCCTGCgctctgttttcacacataTTCTCTGTCCCCTTATTGAGCACCCTATGACAAAAGCTGTTTTAGTTGTCCACACAAAGGCCCGAGCCTACTCCTCCCTCTGAGCACAAGATCAGCGCAagaatgtttcatttcattcccCCTCCCACCTTTTCATCCCTGCTTTTCTCACCAAAGTTTTCtcactgattaaaaaagaatatttaacGACAGGAAcctttctccccccccccctccatcaAACTCTA encodes the following:
- the ass1 gene encoding argininosuccinate synthase; amino-acid sequence: MSKGTVVLAYSGGLDTSCILVWLKEQGYSVIAYLANIGQDEDFEAARKKAESLGATKVFIEDLRAEFVEDFIWPAIQANAVYEDRYLLGTAVARPCIGRRQVEIARREGAQFVSHGATGKGNDQIRFELTCYALYPEVKIIAPWRIPEFYNRFRGRKDLMEYAQQHGIPVPVTPKAPWSMDANLMHISYESGILENPKSHAPADLYLMTKNPEDAPSAPDVLEIEFKIGVPVKVTNVKEGISKDSPLDIFTYLNEIGGKHGVGRIDIVENRFIGMKSRGIYETPGGTILLNVHLDIEAFTMDKEVRRVKQGLGIKFSELVYNGFWYSPECDFVRHCIAMSQVNVEGKVQLSVFKGQVYILGRESPKSLYNEELVSMDVQGDYDPCDASGFIRINAVRLREYHRLQGFPSIKQ